Part of the Arachis hypogaea cultivar Tifrunner chromosome 6, arahy.Tifrunner.gnm2.J5K5, whole genome shotgun sequence genome, TTTTAGTTTCACAGCAACCATAAATCCCAATAGTTCAAGCTCACATACACTTTCACTCGAGTTTAACCTGAACCTGCAAGGCTTCAATCCTTGTTATGTCACCAATATAATAGCATTTGCAATCAAGTAGACCAATTGCATGCCCGAAAGACATTGTTCTATCAGTCACCGCCTCTTTTTCGTACATCTTTGAATTAATGTATCTAGATACAGTTGATCCAATGATGTACCGAAAAGTAACAATGATAGATGGAGGATAAAAACAAAGTATAGAAGGCTTCCTCATTCATAATTAGGTTATTTGCATTAATATATATAAGGGAACAAGACGAGCTCTCAATCCATTTTCAATAACCCGTGTTCAACAtcgattaaaagaaaaggtagaacAATACCAGCCCTTTTGCTAAATGTCCGAAGAACAATCAAATTCTCATATTTCTTGACCCAAGTCATCCTCGATTTGATTCCTGAGAACTCAATGTATGCTTCATCCAGCACCACCAATACTGGAAGCTCAAGTATCTTTAGAAGTACTTCATCATCAATTATACTGTTGGGAAAATTGTCAGAACAGTATCAACAGAACCAAAATCTAACAGAAGATACACGCAAATTTCCAGCATACTAATGACATAAAAACAATCTGAAAATAGAATAGAAAAAAGGAATACTTGACAATCAATCACCTTCCATCTGGATTATTTGGTGATGTTAAAAAGATGCATTTCGGCTTCTCTTGTTTAACAACCTCTGTTATGTGTTCCACATTCAAGCTAAAGTCTGACTTCCTTGGAACTACAATTTAAATAACTGAGATAGTTATGCAAATCTGACattacacacacaaaaaaaataactTGACACACAATAATGTTAAGAGGACAATAggaatgataagaaaaattaaaacaaaagacCTTTAAAGTGATCCATTTAATATCTAAATATCCACAACCATTAAATATAAGCCTTTACattaaataacaacaacaaagccttatcctattacaaaaatatgaaaatataatctGTTTAAGTACTATCTTTTGTATTTGACCAGTATAACAGGatttataatatcataagaacAAATTCTCACTAGAAAGTTTAAAAGCTAAAGATCTTTATTCATAACATATGAACCAATTTACTATCTCAAGGTTCAATCTGTTTAGAGATACCTATTTCTCATTCAACAATTGTCAATGACCAACGCACTAAAAGCTTATTGGAGGTTCATGGTTGATTTAATATCTCTAGGACACCCTTTTCCTAAAGATCCTTTAGGATTGAATAATGTATAGATCCAGCTCATATAACATGAAGACTCATTATTGGTTTTACTTTATATGTATCGCAACagttaaacaaaatttatttagacTTTAAAAtcatacaaaaagaaaaactttTTAAAAGCTACATGTATGAAATGTTATTCTTACCTTTGATGACAAGTGCTCCATTAACTCCAGCATCAAACTCATACATTGTGAAGGTTGGCGGGCAGTCCACAATCTTGTCACCAGGATCAAGCACACAACTGAGCATCATGTATGCACGATAATCATTTATTgtcaaaggaaaaaaatgaatttgAGGCTTAATATAAGAGTTTGGGTTTTAACCGCATTATCAAATCAATAAGCTCATCTGCGCCACATCCTGCCAGAATATATTCAGATTCAAGGCCTGAATCTTGGGCAAGAGCTGCACGCAATCTGCGGCTCTCTGGGTCAGGATAGACATATGGGAATTTTATTGATCCTAGGGCTTCCATGACCTATCAAACATCTGACAGTAAACTCAGGTGACAATACATATGCATAAACATGAGTATAGCTTAGAGAAAAAATATCATACTAGCAGATAATTATTTTCCATTTTTATGCAATAGTTAAGGGgggaaaagaaataataaaaaaaaaaaaagaacaactaaCCAACAACAAACATTAACTAAATCATGCTTCATTAGGTGGATTTGGTTACATGGATGATGGATCAAGAGATCTCATAATATGGAAAAACTACAAGCTAGGGGGGAAAAGATGAAACACTTGCCTCGGGAGGGGGACCATAAGGGTTTTCATTAGCATCTAACTTAACAATATCTTCAGGCTTGCGTCCAAGACGAGAAGATAAAACCTGCAGAGAATCTTTGTTTACTAAATTGCATCATAATGAAATGATTTTCCCCCACAAAAGTAACCACTAACAAAGTGCTTAGGCCTACCGCAAGTGTTACAAAAGCCAGGGTTCAGTGCTGAGAAGTTTTTATGCTAAGAAGCGGTGACAAATTACATTAGATGAACTTGCAATACATGTGCAGTGAGTTGCAAGTGACATAGCAATCAAACAGAAAAACAAGTATTAACATAGAACCAATAAgactaatttcatttttttttgttgggtGGGGTGGGAGAGTGATTTGTTTCTTATTTCATTCCCATTCCCATTTTAAAGGTTTtctctttttatgattttgtGAAAGAAGAACATAAAATAGTGAGGACAGgattttgttattttcattgttttcgtGTCTCAAAAGCTAACTCTTATCAGTTTCTACAAAAAAGCCGAAGACCTTTTTTTAGATTGTAATTATTGTCAAAAACTTATGCAAATATATGATTGCTTACTCCTTCAGTattagccaaaaaaaaaaaaaaaaaattcctccAAAGGAAGAATAAGAATAAATCATGGCTAAATAAAGCCTGAAGAAACAAAAATGCATTTCTATTTAAAATAACAAGTGATCAAGTATGCTTTAACTAAGAGCTAACAGAAGCACACAACCAAATCTCTTAACCAGAAATTGTAACAATGCCCAGAATTCTTCAAATAAAAATCAGCATTGCATTACAACAGAATCCATAAAAGTtggcttttattttttatacctCAAAAGGCAAAATAGGTTGATAAGGGGACAACTTTCTCAAATGCTCTCTGATGAAGGAGTCACCGGTCACCTGAAGAACCGGTTCTGTCGTAGGAAtagtggaagccatagccacagaGTCCCTCCTCCTCTGAATCTTCTTCCCctcaaaagaaaaattgaatcTTTGCCCCAACCCCACTTGCTTATGATCAATGGAATTGGACTTAACCAAGCAAGTAGCAGCAGAATTGTAAAAATCAACAACACCCATGAAGACCTGCATCATAAACAAAATAAAGTTGGAAgctttaactaattaaaaaaataaatgaaacgcCATTGTTAGGTAAAAGAAAGAATCTTAAGAGcttacctctctctctctctctctctctctctctctctctctctgtatgGAAATGGAGAAGTTGGAACGAGATTGTTGCAGCCGGCAACACTGAGAAAGCATAAGAAGAAAAGAGGGctgattttttaattatgatttattatgattattattattgttttggtttgcaaagagtttttttttttgcagagtTTATTAATATAAGGAAAAGTTTaagggccagcaattttattgaattttggccagtatgtaaccagcagagaaaggtgagtcattagatgaaatcttacatcaatctcacaccattagatcatcattgatggctatgtGATAGTtaccaatcacaaaagttgctgtccCTTAGCATTGCTCTTAATATAAAACAAAGAACTCTTTGGAAATAgaacacattttttattttttatttttggttgggTGGGTTGAAATCGAGGAAGCAAAGCCCAATCCactttatggttttaaaaaggtGAATAGGTTGGGTTGGGTTTTCCAATTTTATTGTCGTATGGATTGAAGAAAATGTGTGTCTAGGAATTTTCGttaccaacaccaccaccaaccttttacccaaaaaaaaaaaagaaatgaaaaaaataccTCCAAAAAATACATTGCTAAAAAAAATagctattaaaaaaatattatagacaACCAAAATTGAGTCGATTTAATGGTTAATTCTCTAATTTATTTAAACAAGTgtaaaaaatgatacatataatTGCTCATTACTCCATTGAATCCAAATGACTTAATTCATTTGACAATTTACCCAAAAAGTAAGGGTTTTTGTTAGTTCAACATAATCTTTTATAGAtaattttgaatttatgtttttttatgaaTGGTTTTGATAGAAAcataatcttttttttaatagttttaataattttaatcaatattttaatctttatttGACTTCCCTATTATATACAACTAGAAATTAAAAGGCACTTCTCGCCTAGTGTAAACTAAATAAGCAAATTAGGCCGaaattaaaagttggagttatttTTTAATTGGTATGGAATcttgtttgaattttaaaattttatttgaaaataaggatattttaaaaaatattattgtaaccAATTTTAGCAGCTTTTTTACCCCTTGATGACCaccttatttaattattagtgGTAAAGATAGATAAAAAATGCTTTACGTATACAAAAATTACTCACTAAAATAatcaatatatttaattaatgtgTATTTGATGTAAATAACTAATTTATCAAAGCACATGGCcacatataagtatataacatttGAAGAAAGATAATTTAattaggcttggtttggtaaagttttttaAAGAGGTGTTTATGTTTTTTAAAAGCTCAAACTCCTTATTTTGTGTTTAGTAACGCTTGTGCTtgcaacttttaaaaaattaaggtacttttaaaagtatataagatagaattttttaaaattggcttgtacttttcaattttaatatttacatttatgtctattatagtatttttaaaatttaaaaactattttatcaaacgtaattaattttatttgtgtttattaaaaattatttttaatttaatatactaaatataaatactacaacttttaaaaaataaaaattttaccaaactaaatCATAAGTGTCTTATTGATAAGTTGTGTACATTGATGATGAACAAAAGCAGCTAAGGAATGAGTGAATGAGGACATATACAAGCACAGTGTTTATAAGTACATGAATCTGCTGTGTTATATTACTGTCATGAGTCATGCCAACGTGTCCCTTTAACACCTTCTATCATATACTTTTTCCcccttaattaaaatttttgatgAAAAACAAGTGGGAAATCACAAATTCTTGATCCACAGTTCCACATGCTCCATGCTTATGTAATATGTGTTGGTTGCAACTTGCAAGTTGTACCATGTATATAGTTTTCATTTATGCCAGCCAGAGCAAGGATATTGTCAACTTGTCtagacatattttttattttctgcgaTATCTTTTAATTCAATAGGTAAAGaattaatttgttataaatttaaattttatttaatgattCGTTATTAGTTAATGAATTGCTGTATATACATTAATATAATGCTTAGAGTTTTGCTAGTATTTCCTTAGATGTTTGatataaatttaaagtatttaatattttttattatatttattaataaaaaattattaaaaattttattccaAATAACCCTAACAAGTAACTTTAATAATGACAAATTAACACTAATAGTTATACAATTCCAACTCTATGACTAGCGGCAATAATGGCAAATTGGCACTAAATCCAAAGGAGTGTTCCCTGCCTTGTCGGAGACCAAAGAAAGCTAATATTATTTTTCAGTGCATTAATGATTAGAAAGAAAATCACTAAATATTTTGCAAGTATATATactaagttaaaattcaaaatcaaacacTAGCAATGCTTTGATCTTGGTTCATCTTATGATGATTATGTTTTCATCCTTTTAATGGATTGTTATGTGTTTTTAATGGGTTGCGTTTCTTTGGTGGAAATTATTGTCTCAATTATATTAGTTAAGTTACTTCTTTTATGAAATTTGTTATAccaattattttgattatttgtgCAAATAAGTGAAATAACAATTATACGTGTAAAAGAATTAGCTATTAAATTAGTACAGttattcgtataaaatatatatatatatatatatattatcgctaatttttgtaggcacataatatttttgtcgcgtaaaaatcatattttttgtgGAGATGAAGACATTGCAAGAAAACAGACACTGTTGATCATCCTTTTGTAGGTGAAACGTTTTCTGTTGAAATGCTTGAGGCTGCTTTAGGCATTATTTGGAGTCATCCGAAGTTCTTTGATTTCATTAGTATTCTTTTTCTAGAAATTCTTGGATTTTGTATTTTCCTAGTTTTCTTCTCTCAAAATTATATTGGTGTGTTGATTGATGGTTTTAATCTAGTTTTGTTAGGAAATTTTGTTTCTTACTTGTAATAGTATACATATCAATGAATATATCtctttgataatttaaaaaaaaaaaaattggaatggTGCCTATTATTTAAAGAATTGTGAAATCTCATCACTTTAGGTGGTTTATTCGGAAAAAGATTATAAGAGTGATTAGTTACGAGAATTGATTTTgacgaaataaattaaaaaataatccagCATTGTTAGAAACGGATGAAAATCTAATGATTCTGAATAAGGTTATTAGAAGAAATTTTAGTATGAACGAATTGAATTTAGAAATATGATTCATAATAAGATATAATACTATTATTTAATTCATAATACATAGTAGGGCAAAACTTCGTTATTACGgtcaaatatttttaagaaaagtaAGCAACTTttttaaattctggccagcatataACCAGCAAGGAAAAATGAGCTATTATatgaaatctcataccaatctcacaccattaaaattacCATTGAtaactatttgatggctacaaatcacaaaagttgctggccctagcACTCCTCGTATTTTTAATAACCAAAATTACAGATTTCATGTAGAGTAGATGTATGAACAAAAGAATTAaccaattttaagtttttaaactTTGCATTGTATAATACGTTGGTTGAAAACATTTTGCgttggaaaaaaaaaagtttaggagtcagcaactttattaaattttggctaATATATAACtaacaaaagaaaagtgaataatctcacaccatttgatgaaatctcacactattaaaaacatcattgataACTACTTAATGGATACAAATCATAAAAGTTATTGCTCCTTAGCACTCCttaaaaatattgatgattgagggtttataattttttttttttttttgggatcttGATTGGAAGTTTATCATTTATGATGTGTGATGAAACGAAGACAAAGAAGTACTGAAGGAGCTATAAAATCAAGAGGCCCATGACAATGACAGAAAAACGTAGCGAGAGATGGGAATAAGGCTAACCTTCACGGCTTCTTCGTACTTTTCTTCATCCAATGTGGTCACAATCACAACCGCAGGATTTTGTTACACTATAAATAAATATGTGGCTAAATTCTGCTCATTTTATTTCCCAATTCAGTTTGGATCTAATTTTTTCTAATCCATATcagttctttttttaaaattatttttattttaaattttaaatttgttaacataagagttaaaaattaaatagttttacaataaaaaattaattaatattacttaattaaaagttaattttccATACTTGCTTAttcttttatttagttatttattaaaTTTGCATGCCTCTCTTTTATCATTTAATAGATTAAATAcgaatttttagaaaaagttatattttatttaataataaaaaattgctaATTTAGTACATACTATaaattgattatataaaataaagtctaattttaatatactgataatataaaatattatatataatcatttaattatatacttttttaaatgattgtttatacgattattataaaagataattaattttattaatataatattatataattagatatatattttttttagtaactaattagatatatgtataaaattatattattttactcTAACAATACGTTAAAAATAATTGATGAGCAAACATATTTCATatgacatagtctctccatactcaattaagaggttgtgggtttGAGTCTtctattttggtaaaaaaaaaaaaaaaaaaaaaacatttcatATAAATGAGAAAGCATCTCTACTAAGTTGCACGTTTGGCTTCAAACATCCGCAATGGGTTAGTGTCATTCCAGCTGGCTACACACAATGTACTAAATTGTGATAGATAATTAGATATTGACTCTGGGTAATGTTACATCAATCTATGTATAAGTTGTTTATAGTCAAGTAATAATCAAGTGGTTGAACATATATATTCTCTTTACACATAAGTAATAAAGGAACGAAATGAATGTTTTGTTATCAATCTCCCATAAATTATGATTGTATTCCATCAAAGTCCCTTTGCAGGTTTAGACAATCAAACACAATAACATAGCACTCATAACTAAAAATAAAGCAGTTCAAGGCACAAATATTCCGTATTGATATATACAGACTCATCTAATGATTATATTAATATCTGTTTTTTACCATTTAAACTTGTAATTTTAATATTACATAGACATACTTTTAATGATCTCGTTCATTcgagaagagagaagagggacACAGAATGCATGAGATAGAATtaggaaattaaagacaaaaaattttagaatttaaaattgaaaaaagtaTCATCGTTTAAAAAAtgattctttctttaattttgtggATAATCTGCCACAAGATATTTggaaaaaagaattattttaccttttttaTTAGATGAGATAAATCAATGATATCTATCTATcccaaaaactaaaaaataaaaagatttactTGTTTGCATTTGTATGCTATACGACCAAAAGAGGGGCAACGAAGGCTATA contains:
- the LOC112755861 gene encoding histidinol-phosphate aminotransferase, chloroplastic isoform X2, coding for MEALGSIKFPYVYPDPESRRLRAALAQDSGLESEYILAGCGADELIDLIMRCVLDPGDKIVDCPPTFTMYEFDAGVNGALVIKVPRKSDFSLNVEHITEVVKQEKPKCIFLTSPNNPDGSIIDDEVLLKILELPVLVVLDEAYIEFSGIKSRMTWVKKYENLIVLRTFSKRAGLAGLRVGYGAFPLSIIEYLWRAKQPYNVSVAAEISACAALQNPTYLENVKDALLKERTRLYDLLNEVPFLRPFPSHSNFILCEVTSGVDAKKLKEDLAQMGVMIRHYDKKELKGYVRVSVGKPEHTDALINCLKKMP
- the LOC112755861 gene encoding histidinol-phosphate aminotransferase, chloroplastic isoform X1, with protein sequence MLSQCCRLQQSRSNFSISIQREREREREREREVFMGVVDFYNSAATCLVKSNSIDHKQVGLGQRFNFSFEGKKIQRRRDSVAMASTIPTTEPVLQVTGDSFIREHLRKLSPYQPILPFEVLSSRLGRKPEDIVKLDANENPYGPPPEVMEALGSIKFPYVYPDPESRRLRAALAQDSGLESEYILAGCGADELIDLIMRCVLDPGDKIVDCPPTFTMYEFDAGVNGALVIKVPRKSDFSLNVEHITEVVKQEKPKCIFLTSPNNPDGSIIDDEVLLKILELPVLVVLDEAYIEFSGIKSRMTWVKKYENLIVLRTFSKRAGLAGLRVGYGAFPLSIIEYLWRAKQPYNVSVAAEISACAALQNPTYLENVKDALLKERTRLYDLLNEVPFLRPFPSHSNFILCEVTSGVDAKKLKEDLAQMGVMIRHYDKKELKGYVRVSVGKPEHTDALINCLKKMP